Proteins encoded by one window of Candidatus Obscuribacterales bacterium:
- the nuoL gene encoding NADH-quinone oxidoreductase subunit L, with protein sequence MLSSAQWIVLVPFLAATIIILFARFNKTLSMALSVGSVFYGFIHSLLILDVLRKHPELAPYQVNYDWFVSSAFKLSVGVLVDNLAAIMLIVVCAVSLLVQIYTHGYMREDPGYSRFYSYLSLFTGSMLGLVVSTNLFQMYMFWELVGVCSYFLIGFWFYKPTAAAACLKAFVVNRIGDFGFLAGLLMFFAATFGFWNGHSILAFTDPNGIDLTGAIKWAADNGSLTAASLTVISILVFMGPMAKSAQAPLHVWLPDAMEGPTPISALIHAATMVAAGVYLVARAYPIWLTPDGSTHSAGLAVVAWVGGLTAFMAATIALTQFDIKRALAWSTVSQLGYMFVGLGCGAYTAGMFHLFNHAFFKAMLFLCSGAVIHGLSGEQDMRKMGGLWKKMPITAWCFLIGTISISGVPGFSGFFSKDEIIASANHFNFGAMAGLLGPLMTFTAFLTAFYMFRMFFMTFTGKYRGEAHAHESPLVMTMPLMALAVPSIVSGYLGVNPQALLQVLAFQTPTAFPNVFTQFLHFGHVEYEALNPTVMFVSTTVSLIGIALAFNCYVQKSGVNEKIAKLSGPLYGFSFNKWYFDELYLGLVNKVILPLYRAVWSLVDQFIIDNLVNLSSLLTVGTGEALRYTENGKGQYYAMVIFACVAGFSLIFLLYRTYVGG encoded by the coding sequence ATCTTGAGCTCGGCACAATGGATTGTGCTGGTGCCATTTTTAGCAGCGACAATAATCATCCTCTTCGCTCGATTTAACAAGACACTGTCGATGGCGCTGTCCGTCGGTTCCGTTTTCTACGGTTTCATCCACTCACTTTTGATTTTGGATGTACTGAGAAAGCATCCGGAACTTGCGCCTTATCAAGTCAACTATGACTGGTTTGTGTCCTCTGCATTCAAGCTGTCTGTCGGCGTGCTTGTCGACAACTTGGCTGCCATCATGCTCATTGTTGTCTGTGCAGTTAGTTTGCTTGTGCAAATTTACACGCATGGATATATGCGTGAAGATCCCGGATACAGCCGCTTCTATTCCTACCTATCATTATTTACCGGCTCCATGCTTGGACTGGTTGTTTCCACCAACTTATTCCAGATGTATATGTTCTGGGAATTGGTCGGAGTTTGCTCTTACTTCCTCATCGGTTTCTGGTTCTACAAGCCAACAGCAGCAGCAGCTTGCTTGAAGGCATTTGTTGTAAACCGTATCGGTGACTTTGGATTCTTAGCGGGACTCTTGATGTTCTTCGCAGCAACATTTGGTTTCTGGAACGGACATTCAATACTTGCCTTTACCGATCCAAATGGAATTGATTTAACAGGAGCAATTAAGTGGGCAGCAGACAACGGTTCATTGACTGCAGCATCGCTCACAGTAATTTCCATTCTTGTATTTATGGGTCCAATGGCCAAATCAGCACAAGCACCATTACATGTATGGTTGCCTGATGCGATGGAAGGTCCTACACCAATTTCAGCACTTATTCACGCTGCCACAATGGTTGCCGCCGGTGTCTATCTTGTAGCCAGAGCCTATCCAATTTGGCTCACTCCGGATGGTTCAACACATTCAGCAGGACTTGCTGTTGTTGCCTGGGTAGGTGGACTAACAGCATTCATGGCTGCCACCATTGCTCTTACACAGTTTGATATCAAACGTGCTCTAGCCTGGTCGACAGTCAGTCAATTGGGTTACATGTTTGTCGGTCTTGGTTGTGGTGCTTATACAGCAGGTATGTTCCACCTCTTCAATCACGCCTTCTTCAAAGCCATGCTCTTCCTTTGCTCCGGTGCTGTAATTCACGGCTTATCCGGTGAACAAGACATGCGCAAAATGGGCGGACTATGGAAGAAGATGCCAATTACCGCATGGTGCTTCTTAATAGGTACTATTTCTATATCCGGTGTTCCAGGATTCTCCGGCTTCTTCTCCAAAGACGAAATTATTGCTTCGGCCAATCATTTCAACTTTGGTGCAATGGCAGGACTTCTTGGACCATTGATGACATTCACAGCATTTCTTACTGCCTTCTATATGTTCCGCATGTTCTTCATGACTTTCACCGGAAAATATCGTGGCGAAGCACATGCTCACGAATCACCTTTGGTTATGACCATGCCATTGATGGCGCTTGCTGTGCCTTCAATTGTTTCCGGTTATCTCGGTGTTAATCCGCAAGCCTTGTTGCAAGTGCTTGCATTCCAAACACCAACAGCATTCCCAAATGTGTTTACACAATTCCTGCACTTTGGTCATGTTGAATACGAAGCGTTGAATCCAACAGTGATGTTTGTTTCAACAACCGTTTCGCTTATTGGTATCGCTCTCGCCTTCAATTGCTATGTGCAAAAGTCCGGCGTCAACGAAAAGATTGCCAAGTTAAGTGGACCACTCTACGGCTTCTCTTTCAACAAGTGGTACTTTGACGAGCTTTACTTGGGCTTGGTCAATAAGGTCATATTGCCTCTGTACCGCGCCGTATGGTCCTTAGTCGACCAATTCATCATCGATAACCTGGTCAACCTCTCAAGCCTTCTTACAGTAGGCACCGGCGAAGCTCTACGCTACACGGAAAACGGCAAAGGTCAGTACTATGCAATGGTCATCTTTGCCTGCGTAGCCGGCTTCAGCCTGATATTCCTGCTCTATAGAACGTACGTAGGAGGTTAA
- a CDS encoding type II toxin-antitoxin system PemK/MazF family toxin, with translation MMPLKGEVWEIDLNPAQGHEQAKIRPCLVISNDLMNTKMELSIIVPFTGTAWHTKSGKLSPAMVEILPPEGGLTKPSYSMAFQVRTVSHTRFTNKLGTVTAHKLLEVVRSVQEIVDH, from the coding sequence ATGATGCCTCTTAAAGGCGAAGTTTGGGAGATAGATCTTAATCCTGCTCAGGGACACGAGCAGGCCAAAATTCGTCCATGCCTCGTGATCAGCAACGATCTGATGAATACCAAAATGGAATTGAGCATCATAGTGCCTTTCACGGGAACTGCCTGGCATACCAAGTCAGGAAAACTATCTCCGGCGATGGTCGAAATTCTTCCTCCGGAAGGCGGTTTGACCAAACCAAGTTATTCCATGGCCTTCCAAGTCCGAACCGTATCGCACACTCGTTTTACAAACAAGCTGGGTACTGTTACTGCCCACAAGTTGCTGGAAGTGGTGCGTTCTGTCCAAGAAATTGTTGACCACTAA
- a CDS encoding type II toxin-antitoxin system PemK/MazF family toxin: MKRGDLVTVALSGDYGKPRPALVIQSDAFTELPSVTVLLLTSELHDAPLLRITVQPDKRTGLRKVSQIMVDKPQTIPRQKVGQRLGSIDAATLRKVNVALAALLGLIGS, from the coding sequence ATGAAACGTGGAGATTTGGTTACAGTTGCATTGTCTGGCGATTATGGAAAACCGCGCCCTGCTTTAGTAATACAGTCGGATGCTTTTACCGAGCTGCCCTCAGTTACTGTGCTTTTGCTAACAAGCGAACTCCATGATGCGCCGCTATTGCGCATTACGGTTCAACCAGACAAGCGAACGGGATTGCGTAAGGTATCTCAAATAATGGTGGATAAACCTCAAACCATTCCCCGCCAGAAGGTAGGTCAGCGCTTAGGAAGCATTGATGCTGCCACGTTGCGCAAAGTAAACGTAGCGCTAGCTGCATTGCTCGGGCTAATTGGCTCGTAA
- a CDS encoding NuoM family protein yields MTPEHILTALILIPLLGTFAIAWAPASSARQIAIALGWAMVAVTVILGLNFNPADGAMQFVEKISWISSPFPVEYHVGVDGMSFCLVALTSIVTLMSIYASGTIAEHRPRLYYSMLMLLTTAIVGVFISLDLLQFFVLWELELVPMYFLIAIWGGPRRDYAAMKFLIYTFAGGIFMLASLLYLYFSVGQGGPEFQTFDMVKLAQIAPALTAQVQGLGCLGFLLAFLIKLPSFPFHTWLPDAHVEAPTPISMILAGLLLKMGTYGLVRICMGFFPDVIITYGVFLLALGAFNVVWAAIACLVQDDMKRIIAYSSVSHMGFVLMGMACLSSAALSGAIFQMVSHGFISALLFFLVGCVYERCHTRKLSEIGGGLAAQMPIIFYFWMLAALANIGLPGLAGFVAEATVFYGSYTSPLAAIAANADVVHGWIIFAATGVILSAGYMLWLLKRLFYGPEMPKWAHHLTDARPQEVFVGAVLSVCVIVLGIYPMMMTNTYQQIADRMAKDITARQVSMSTNQVVQ; encoded by the coding sequence GTGACACCTGAACACATATTGACAGCTTTGATTTTGATACCCCTGCTGGGCACTTTCGCAATTGCCTGGGCACCTGCATCGTCTGCTCGCCAGATAGCAATAGCGCTTGGTTGGGCAATGGTTGCCGTGACGGTAATACTTGGACTTAACTTCAATCCGGCTGACGGAGCCATGCAGTTCGTTGAAAAGATAAGCTGGATATCGTCACCGTTTCCGGTTGAATATCACGTCGGTGTCGATGGCATGAGCTTCTGCTTGGTGGCATTGACCTCAATTGTCACGTTGATGTCAATCTATGCTTCAGGCACAATTGCTGAGCACAGACCAAGACTTTATTACAGCATGCTTATGTTGCTCACTACAGCGATCGTCGGTGTGTTTATTTCTCTTGATTTGCTCCAATTCTTCGTCCTCTGGGAACTCGAATTGGTTCCAATGTACTTCTTGATTGCTATCTGGGGCGGACCACGTCGCGATTATGCAGCCATGAAGTTCCTTATTTATACGTTTGCCGGCGGCATCTTTATGCTGGCATCACTTCTATATCTTTACTTCAGTGTCGGACAAGGCGGACCTGAATTCCAAACATTCGACATGGTCAAGCTGGCTCAAATTGCCCCAGCTCTTACTGCCCAAGTCCAGGGACTTGGTTGCTTGGGATTCTTACTGGCGTTTCTTATCAAACTGCCATCCTTCCCATTCCATACTTGGTTGCCGGATGCGCACGTTGAAGCTCCAACTCCAATATCAATGATTCTGGCCGGACTTCTTTTGAAAATGGGTACTTACGGTTTGGTCCGTATCTGCATGGGCTTCTTCCCGGATGTAATCATTACTTATGGTGTTTTCTTATTAGCACTTGGTGCCTTCAACGTTGTTTGGGCGGCCATTGCTTGTTTGGTGCAAGACGATATGAAGCGCATCATCGCTTATTCCAGTGTCAGCCACATGGGATTTGTTTTGATGGGCATGGCATGTTTGTCATCGGCCGCACTAAGTGGTGCCATTTTCCAAATGGTCAGCCACGGATTTATTTCAGCACTATTGTTCTTCCTCGTAGGCTGTGTCTATGAGCGTTGCCATACACGTAAGCTTTCAGAAATTGGTGGCGGCTTGGCCGCTCAAATGCCAATCATCTTCTATTTCTGGATGTTGGCTGCCTTAGCAAATATCGGTTTGCCTGGTCTTGCCGGATTCGTTGCTGAAGCAACAGTCTTCTACGGCTCATACACATCACCGTTGGCTGCCATTGCTGCTAATGCAGATGTTGTACATGGCTGGATTATCTTTGCAGCAACAGGCGTAATTCTTTCCGCCGGCTACATGCTCTGGCTATTGAAGCGTCTTTTCTACGGACCGGAGATGCCTAAGTGGGCTCACCATTTAACAGATGCCAGACCGCAAGAAGTATTTGTCGGTGCGGTGCTCTCAGTTTGCGTCATCGTATTGGGAATTTACCCAATGATGATGACCAATACCTACCAGCAAATTGCTGACCGCATGGCGAAAGACATTACCGCTCGTCAAGTAAGCATGAGCACCAATCAGGTAGTGCAGTAA
- a CDS encoding 2-oxoacid:acceptor oxidoreductase subunit alpha has product MHEVTVGIAGAAGDGLDKSGDTLAKTCGRLGLFVYAYNSYQSIIRGGHIWLKVRIGQDKVRSHGDKLNILVALNQDSIERHSREIDNDGAIIFNGDRLKCDPSMVKEGVQILSIPMSQVTADVVKEFGPIQPIMQNTVMIGAVLYLGNFDFSEAASVLTDTFKHKGEKIINLNVGLLKAGYEYAKTHFKAVAGEWKFSRIKRPFTTGNEVIALAAAAAGCKFYSAYPMTPASTILHWMADHAQKVGIVVKQAEDELSVINMAIGAGLAGARSMCATAGGGFALMTEAVGMAGIMECPVVCVEVQRGGPSTGLPTKTEQADLFQVYGASQGEFPRLIVAPRDTADAYGTTVEAFHIADKYQLPALIMSDLLLSEHPETVDKEVFDSNIKIDRGQVVKEWNQDNGKFKRFALTESGVSPRVIPGTANTCFVSATDEHDEESILISDMFTAAPIRRKMMEKRGRKIENMLKDLPAPKLEGPADADVTLLTWGSTWGVVKEAIELLAAKGVKANHLNIKYIFPFHAKEVTEILSKAKKKISVEVNFTSQLARYVRSETGIAMDGHVNRYDGEPMEPAYVVEHVQRILSGKEWNLDVTEEEAREIGYHYLRTHYAEKLRPGKITRGTSKGISEDVWNVELVDRTSGEKQAEMVIGISTGATYSYKSLVPAAAK; this is encoded by the coding sequence ATGCATGAAGTTACCGTAGGGATCGCTGGTGCAGCCGGAGACGGTCTGGATAAGTCAGGCGATACGCTAGCTAAAACATGTGGCAGGCTAGGTCTTTTCGTCTACGCCTATAACAGCTATCAGTCCATTATTCGTGGTGGTCACATTTGGCTAAAAGTCCGTATCGGACAAGACAAAGTTCGCTCCCACGGCGACAAGTTGAACATATTGGTTGCCTTGAACCAGGACTCTATTGAGCGTCATTCCCGTGAGATTGACAATGACGGAGCCATTATCTTCAACGGCGACAGATTGAAGTGTGACCCTTCCATGGTCAAAGAAGGCGTTCAAATTCTTTCCATCCCGATGAGCCAAGTAACGGCCGATGTGGTCAAAGAATTTGGACCAATTCAACCAATCATGCAAAACACAGTCATGATCGGTGCCGTTCTTTATCTCGGTAATTTTGACTTCAGCGAAGCTGCCAGTGTTTTGACCGATACCTTCAAACACAAAGGCGAAAAGATAATCAACTTAAACGTTGGTCTTTTGAAGGCTGGTTATGAATACGCCAAGACCCACTTCAAGGCAGTTGCCGGCGAGTGGAAATTCAGCCGAATCAAGCGTCCATTCACCACAGGCAACGAAGTAATTGCATTAGCAGCAGCTGCTGCCGGTTGCAAATTCTATTCTGCATACCCAATGACACCAGCATCAACCATTCTTCACTGGATGGCTGATCATGCTCAGAAAGTGGGCATCGTCGTGAAGCAAGCAGAAGACGAATTGTCTGTTATTAACATGGCCATCGGTGCCGGACTAGCAGGCGCACGTTCAATGTGTGCAACTGCCGGTGGTGGTTTTGCCTTAATGACCGAAGCTGTCGGCATGGCAGGCATCATGGAATGTCCAGTTGTTTGCGTTGAAGTACAACGTGGTGGTCCTTCGACAGGTCTGCCAACAAAGACAGAACAAGCTGACTTGTTCCAAGTCTATGGCGCTTCGCAAGGTGAATTCCCACGCTTGATTGTGGCACCGCGTGACACAGCTGATGCTTATGGAACAACTGTTGAAGCTTTCCACATCGCTGACAAATATCAATTGCCGGCGCTCATCATGTCCGACTTGCTCTTGTCCGAGCACCCGGAAACAGTTGATAAAGAAGTGTTTGACTCAAACATCAAAATTGATCGCGGACAAGTTGTTAAGGAATGGAATCAGGACAATGGCAAATTCAAGAGATTTGCTTTGACCGAATCAGGTGTTTCACCAAGAGTAATTCCAGGAACAGCCAACACTTGTTTCGTTTCGGCAACAGACGAACACGACGAAGAATCTATTTTGATTTCAGACATGTTCACCGCAGCTCCAATACGTCGCAAGATGATGGAAAAGCGCGGTCGCAAAATAGAAAACATGCTCAAAGATCTTCCGGCGCCAAAGCTGGAAGGCCCAGCTGATGCTGACGTAACATTACTTACCTGGGGTTCAACCTGGGGTGTAGTTAAAGAAGCAATTGAGCTTTTAGCTGCCAAAGGCGTCAAAGCAAATCACTTGAACATCAAGTACATCTTCCCGTTCCACGCCAAAGAAGTAACTGAAATACTTTCAAAGGCGAAGAAGAAGATTTCAGTAGAAGTCAACTTCACCAGCCAATTGGCACGCTACGTGAGAAGCGAAACCGGCATTGCCATGGATGGTCATGTTAACCGCTATGACGGCGAACCAATGGAACCTGCATATGTGGTCGAACATGTTCAAAGAATTCTTTCCGGCAAAGAGTGGAATCTCGATGTGACCGAAGAGGAAGCACGTGAAATCGGCTATCACTACCTGCGTACGCACTATGCTGAAAAGCTGCGTCCAGGCAAGATAACCCGTGGCACAAGCAAAGGCATTTCAGAAGATGTCTGGAATGTAGAGCTTGTTGATAGAACCTCGGGCGAGAAACAAGCCGAAATGGTAATTGGCATAAGCACGGGTGCTACTTATTCGTATAAGTCGCTTGTACCGGCAGCCGCTAAATAA